A region from the Caldicellulosiruptor naganoensis genome encodes:
- a CDS encoding RsmB/NOP family class I SAM-dependent RNA methyltransferase, giving the protein MNLPEEFLSKMKRILKEEFEDFVKVYDFDSYKGFRVNTAKVSVDEFMKRIGIEFEKVPWCEDGFYVNDEIRLSKHPYYFAGLIYIQEPSAMFPVEALDVKEGEKVLDLCAAPGGKTIQIAAKIGPNGMLVSNDVKPTRIKALVKNVENLGVTNVVILNNRPKEIAESYGAYFDKILVDAPCSGEGMFRKDPAASKKWTSNHPQKYVNLQRSIMTEVDELLKVGGEIVYSTCTFEPEENEGIIDWFLKKHKNYEVVEIKKYPGFSDGLAINGNMELKKAVRIYPHKVKGEGHFICKLKKVKESGNEWVFEPKRYQVDKSDLEIFERFCQKHFDIDFKMFENRVFYKKADKLYLGYEGPFDKITPIRNGLLLGEVYKGRFYPSAHLISSLKFENLKKAINFSVDDERLIRYLKGETIENVENLKGFVAMCVDGFTLGWGKAEGHIIKNYFPRGWRLE; this is encoded by the coding sequence TTGAACTTGCCAGAAGAATTTTTGTCAAAGATGAAAAGGATTTTGAAAGAAGAGTTTGAGGATTTTGTAAAGGTGTATGATTTTGATAGTTACAAAGGATTTAGGGTAAATACTGCAAAGGTTTCGGTTGATGAATTCATGAAGCGGATTGGTATAGAGTTTGAAAAAGTTCCATGGTGTGAAGATGGGTTTTATGTCAACGATGAAATTAGACTGAGTAAACACCCTTACTATTTTGCTGGACTTATCTACATCCAAGAGCCATCGGCAATGTTTCCTGTTGAGGCTTTAGATGTAAAAGAAGGTGAAAAGGTTTTAGATTTGTGTGCAGCACCAGGCGGCAAGACAATCCAGATTGCAGCAAAGATTGGACCAAATGGTATGCTTGTTTCAAATGATGTCAAACCAACAAGGATAAAGGCACTTGTTAAGAATGTAGAAAATCTTGGAGTTACAAATGTTGTAATTTTGAATAACAGGCCAAAAGAAATAGCTGAAAGCTATGGTGCATACTTTGACAAAATTTTGGTTGATGCACCTTGTTCTGGTGAAGGAATGTTTCGCAAAGACCCAGCTGCTTCTAAAAAATGGACTTCAAATCATCCACAAAAATATGTTAATTTGCAAAGAAGTATTATGACAGAGGTAGATGAACTTTTAAAGGTAGGGGGAGAAATAGTTTACTCTACTTGTACATTTGAGCCAGAAGAAAATGAGGGGATAATTGACTGGTTTTTGAAAAAACATAAAAACTATGAGGTGGTTGAGATAAAAAAATACCCAGGATTTTCTGATGGACTCGCAATAAATGGAAATATGGAGCTTAAAAAGGCTGTTAGAATCTATCCACACAAAGTTAAAGGTGAAGGGCATTTTATATGTAAGCTGAAGAAGGTAAAAGAAAGTGGCAATGAATGGGTTTTTGAACCGAAAAGATATCAAGTTGACAAAAGTGATTTAGAGATTTTTGAAAGATTTTGCCAAAAGCACTTTGATATAGATTTTAAAATGTTTGAAAACAGGGTATTTTATAAAAAGGCTGACAAGCTTTATTTAGGATATGAAGGACCGTTTGACAAAATTACTCCTATAAGAAATGGGCTTTTGCTTGGAGAGGTTTACAAAGGGAGGTTTTATCCTTCAGCGCACCTTATCTCAAGTCTTAAGTTCGAGAATTTAAAAAAAGCAATCAACTTTTCTGTAGATGATGAAAGGCTAATTAGGTATCTCAAGGGCGAGACTATTGAAAATGTTGAAAATTTAAAGGGATTTGTTGCTATGTGCGTAGATGGTTTTACACTTGGCTGGGGCAAGGCAGAAGGGCATATAATAAAGAACTATTTTCCAAGAGGGTGGAGATTAGAGTAA
- a CDS encoding class I SAM-dependent rRNA methyltransferase, whose product MAKVFLAKGKGLRVENGHPWVFRHEVERIDGEFEDGDIVEVYNFKNKFVGKGFINSKSQILVRILTRKNEEINMDFFRKRVQDAWEYRKSIGYVNNCRLIFAEADFLPGLIVDKFGDVLVMQTLSKGVDRYKDKLVDILVDVVNPKAIYERNDAKVREIEGLELKKGFLYGKSSTEVEIEENGIKMIVDIENGQKTGYFLDQKENRVAIRNFVNDKTVLDCFCHTGGFTINAAKFGASKVIGVDISDTAIEQAMKNAKLNGVESKCEFVVANVFDYLNELDDKKEKYDVVILDPPAFAKSIHTIENAKRGYKEINLRAMKILKKGGILVTCSCSHYMKPDLFFEVIKDAAKDVKKTLRMIEYRTQAKDHPYLINYEESLYLKCFIFQVL is encoded by the coding sequence ATGGCAAAGGTGTTCCTGGCAAAAGGAAAAGGCTTGAGAGTTGAAAATGGACATCCTTGGGTATTCAGACATGAGGTTGAAAGAATAGATGGGGAGTTTGAAGATGGCGATATTGTGGAGGTTTATAATTTCAAAAATAAGTTTGTTGGTAAAGGTTTTATAAACTCAAAATCACAAATTTTAGTAAGAATTCTTACAAGGAAAAACGAAGAGATTAACATGGATTTTTTCAGAAAAAGAGTTCAAGATGCGTGGGAGTATAGAAAGAGTATAGGATACGTTAATAATTGCAGACTTATTTTTGCAGAAGCTGATTTTTTGCCGGGACTTATTGTTGACAAATTCGGCGATGTTCTGGTTATGCAAACACTTTCAAAAGGTGTTGACAGATACAAGGATAAGTTGGTAGATATATTAGTTGATGTGGTAAATCCAAAAGCAATATATGAGAGAAATGATGCAAAGGTACGAGAGATTGAAGGGCTTGAGCTTAAGAAAGGCTTTTTGTATGGAAAGTCTTCTACAGAGGTTGAGATAGAAGAAAATGGTATAAAGATGATTGTTGACATAGAGAATGGACAAAAGACAGGGTATTTTTTGGACCAAAAAGAAAACAGGGTTGCAATCAGAAATTTTGTAAATGACAAGACTGTTCTTGATTGTTTTTGTCATACAGGCGGTTTTACAATAAATGCTGCAAAGTTTGGGGCATCTAAAGTCATTGGAGTTGACATTTCAGATACAGCAATTGAGCAGGCAATGAAAAATGCGAAACTGAACGGTGTTGAAAGCAAATGTGAGTTTGTGGTTGCTAATGTCTTTGACTATTTGAATGAACTTGATGACAAAAAGGAAAAGTACGATGTTGTGATTCTGGACCCGCCTGCTTTTGCTAAAAGTATTCATACAATTGAAAATGCGAAAAGAGGATATAAAGAGATAAACTTAAGAGCTATGAAAATACTCAAAAAAGGTGGTATTTTAGTCACATGTTCATGTTCGCACTATATGAAGCCAGATTTGTTCTTTGAGGTAATAAAAGATGCAGCAAAGGATGTAAAAAAGACTTTGAGAATGATTGAGTATAGAACACAGGCAAAAGACCATCCGTATCTTATAAATTATGAAGAATCACTATACCTAAAGTGCTTTATATTCCAAGTTTTATAG
- the coaD gene encoding pantetheine-phosphate adenylyltransferase, which produces MKIGVYPGSFDPVTNGHLDIIERASKIFDKLIVAVLVNPNKTPVFDIEERVELLKETTEHLPNVEVKAFNGLLIDFMKQENAKVIVKGLRAVSDFEYEFQMALLNKKLEPSIETIFMMTNSKYSYLSSSMVKEVARFGGCIEDLVPEKIAKKVMRKLNKKYAEMEENK; this is translated from the coding sequence TTGAAGATAGGAGTATATCCAGGGAGTTTTGACCCGGTCACAAACGGTCATCTTGACATAATTGAAAGAGCTTCTAAGATTTTTGATAAATTAATTGTTGCAGTACTTGTTAATCCTAACAAGACACCTGTTTTTGACATAGAAGAACGAGTTGAGCTTTTGAAAGAGACAACTGAACATCTGCCAAATGTTGAGGTGAAGGCCTTCAACGGGCTTTTGATTGATTTTATGAAACAGGAGAATGCAAAGGTGATAGTCAAGGGACTCAGGGCAGTTTCTGATTTTGAGTATGAGTTTCAAATGGCGCTTTTGAACAAGAAATTAGAACCTTCAATTGAGACAATCTTTATGATGACCAATAGCAAATATTCATATTTGAGCTCAAGTATGGTTAAAGAAGTTGCAAGGTTTGGTGGATGTATAGAAGACTTAGTGCCTGAAAAAATTGCTAAAAAGGTTATGAGAAAATTGAATAAGAAATATGCTGAAATGGAGGAAAATAAGTAA
- a CDS encoding ECF transporter S component yields MSQTGTKNLIKISIFGALAFVVMLIEFPLGIFPDFLKLDFSDSIALIISFALGPLPGVAVELLKNLLHLFVTKTAGIGELANFTVGSCFVFVAGYIYSRNKTKKGAILSLIISTVVFSIWAGILNYFVFLPLYEKVLKFPITEIVKLAAKFNSLITDKFTLILFSIIPFNLIKGTIISIITFALYKRLSKIVKR; encoded by the coding sequence ATGAGCCAGACAGGAACAAAAAACCTTATTAAGATTTCTATATTTGGTGCACTTGCTTTTGTTGTAATGCTCATTGAGTTTCCGCTTGGAATATTTCCAGACTTTCTGAAACTTGATTTCAGTGATTCGATAGCTCTTATTATCTCATTCGCTTTAGGACCTTTACCTGGAGTTGCAGTTGAGCTTTTAAAAAATCTACTTCACCTTTTTGTCACAAAAACAGCTGGAATAGGTGAGCTTGCCAACTTTACAGTAGGTAGTTGTTTTGTATTTGTAGCTGGATACATATACAGTCGCAATAAAACAAAAAAGGGAGCAATTTTGTCTTTAATAATATCTACTGTTGTTTTTTCTATCTGGGCGGGAATTTTAAACTATTTTGTTTTTCTTCCTTTGTATGAAAAGGTGTTGAAATTTCCTATAACAGAAATAGTAAAACTTGCTGCAAAGTTCAATAGTCTTATTACTGACAAGTTTACCTTGATATTGTTCTCAATTATTCCGTTTAATCTTATAAAAGGTACTATAATTTCCATTATTACGTTTGCTCTTTATAAACGACTTTCAAAGATTGTAAAAAGATAG
- the rsmD gene encoding 16S rRNA (guanine(966)-N(2))-methyltransferase RsmD produces the protein MRVISGQNKGRKLKTLNIKGLRPTSDRVKEALFNMISPFLSKEAVVADLFAGTGNVGIEFLSRGVKEVVFVEKNERCIQLIKENLRNLNLLKRAKVFKMDVLRFLNSKYCPVFDIIFLDPPYKSNYAAECIVEILKHDKISQNGLIIVESNINFYFEDDRLSILREREYGDTKITIFTVGGSQIEDRSISREF, from the coding sequence ATGAGAGTTATTAGTGGACAAAATAAGGGTAGAAAGTTAAAAACCTTAAACATTAAGGGATTACGACCAACTTCTGATAGAGTGAAAGAAGCTCTTTTCAATATGATATCTCCTTTTTTAAGTAAAGAAGCAGTAGTTGCCGACCTTTTTGCAGGTACAGGAAATGTAGGAATTGAGTTTTTGTCACGTGGGGTAAAAGAGGTTGTGTTTGTTGAAAAGAATGAAAGGTGTATCCAGCTTATAAAGGAAAATTTAAGAAATTTAAATTTACTGAAAAGGGCAAAAGTCTTTAAAATGGATGTTTTGAGATTTTTAAACTCAAAATATTGTCCTGTTTTTGATATTATTTTTTTAGACCCTCCTTATAAGTCTAATTATGCAGCAGAGTGTATAGTAGAAATATTAAAACACGATAAAATTTCGCAAAATGGACTTATAATAGTTGAGTCAAATATAAACTTTTATTTTGAAGATGATAGACTTTCAATCCTTAGAGAAAGAGAATATGGAGATACAAAAATTACAATCTTCACTGTTGGGGGTAGTCAGATTGAAGATAGGAGTATATCCAGGGAGTTTTGA
- the recG gene encoding ATP-dependent DNA helicase RecG, giving the protein MKLLEKEIRYLKGVGENREKLFKKLGIKKVEDLLWHIPRKYLDYSKLKKIKDLSDGEIESFVGVVCGKPTEIETKNVKIIKIPVEDGTGVITTVWFNQDYIKNVLKEGEVFCFSGKIERRGFYIEVKNPEFEKYDQNLIHTGRIVPVYNSTEGLSQKVIRNIVNNLLQQVEGQLEDVIPPYIRQKYHLSEINFAMKNIHFPDNMLSLSLARRRLVFEEFYLLQLSLLLLKENIEKNEGVRVENAKENIEEFRKLLPFDLTNAQKRVLNEIAEDLESSKQMNRLIQGDVGCGKTIVALAAAYATIKSGYQVALMAPTEVLAIQHYNECKKYFKNKINVRLLIGSTPKKEKEVILKEMEYGLCSMVIGTHALIQEGVKFKNLGLAITDEQHRFGVIQRVELTKKGNSPNILVMTATPIPRTLSLVLYGDLDISIIDEMPPGRKKILTYAVDESFRQRVYNFIKKQLDNGRQVYWICPLIEESETLNAKSAVEFAKLLKEGFFKDYNISCLHGKLSSKERDRVLKEFKEGLIHILVSTTVVEVGINVPNATVMVIENAERFGLAQLHQLRGRVGRGEHQSYCILFNQSDSEIAKKRMIAITKSQNGFEIAEMDLKLRGPGDLFGTKQHGFMNFKIADIVNDMEILKEARKAAEETIRLNLVDKTLLERINKQFYNNMENIGL; this is encoded by the coding sequence ATGAAGCTACTTGAAAAAGAGATAAGATACCTAAAAGGTGTTGGAGAAAATAGAGAGAAACTTTTTAAAAAGCTTGGTATCAAAAAGGTTGAAGATTTACTTTGGCACATTCCAAGGAAATACCTCGATTATAGTAAACTTAAGAAGATAAAAGACCTTTCAGATGGTGAAATAGAATCATTTGTGGGGGTTGTTTGTGGAAAACCAACTGAGATAGAGACAAAAAATGTAAAGATAATAAAAATACCTGTTGAGGATGGTACTGGTGTTATTACAACCGTCTGGTTTAATCAAGACTATATAAAGAATGTTTTAAAAGAAGGAGAAGTATTTTGTTTTTCGGGCAAAATAGAAAGAAGAGGTTTTTATATCGAAGTTAAAAATCCTGAATTTGAAAAATACGACCAAAACCTTATTCACACAGGAAGGATTGTTCCTGTTTATAATTCTACAGAAGGTCTATCTCAAAAAGTAATAAGAAACATTGTAAATAATCTGTTGCAGCAGGTTGAAGGACAGCTTGAAGATGTCATTCCGCCATACATAAGACAAAAATATCATTTAAGTGAAATAAACTTTGCGATGAAAAATATTCACTTTCCAGATAACATGTTAAGTCTCAGTCTTGCGCGAAGAAGGCTTGTGTTTGAAGAATTTTATCTTTTGCAGCTTTCACTTTTACTTCTAAAAGAGAACATAGAAAAAAATGAGGGTGTAAGAGTGGAAAATGCAAAAGAAAATATAGAAGAATTTAGGAAACTCTTGCCGTTTGATCTAACAAATGCACAAAAGCGAGTTTTAAATGAGATAGCAGAGGACTTAGAAAGTTCAAAACAGATGAACAGACTTATCCAAGGTGATGTTGGTTGCGGAAAGACGATTGTTGCCTTAGCTGCTGCATATGCTACGATTAAAAGCGGGTATCAGGTTGCACTGATGGCACCAACTGAAGTTTTAGCTATCCAGCACTATAACGAGTGTAAAAAGTATTTTAAAAACAAAATAAATGTACGCCTTCTTATTGGTTCAACACCAAAAAAAGAAAAAGAGGTAATTTTAAAAGAGATGGAATATGGGCTTTGCTCTATGGTAATTGGAACTCACGCACTGATTCAGGAAGGTGTCAAATTTAAAAATTTGGGTCTGGCAATTACTGATGAACAACATAGATTTGGTGTAATACAAAGGGTGGAGCTTACAAAAAAAGGGAATTCTCCTAATATACTTGTTATGACCGCAACTCCAATCCCGAGGACATTGAGTTTGGTTTTGTATGGTGACCTTGATATATCTATAATAGACGAGATGCCACCAGGTAGAAAAAAGATTTTAACATACGCTGTTGATGAAAGTTTTCGCCAGCGTGTTTACAATTTTATCAAAAAACAGTTGGATAACGGAAGGCAGGTCTACTGGATTTGTCCTTTGATTGAGGAATCTGAAACTTTGAATGCAAAATCTGCTGTGGAGTTTGCAAAGCTATTGAAAGAAGGGTTTTTTAAGGATTACAACATAAGTTGTCTGCATGGAAAACTTTCTTCAAAAGAAAGAGATAGAGTACTCAAAGAGTTTAAGGAAGGTTTGATTCATATATTAGTGTCAACAACGGTGGTTGAGGTTGGTATAAATGTTCCTAATGCAACTGTGATGGTGATTGAAAATGCGGAAAGATTTGGCCTTGCACAGCTTCACCAGCTCCGTGGAAGAGTTGGAAGAGGAGAACATCAATCGTACTGTATCCTGTTTAATCAAAGTGATTCTGAGATAGCTAAAAAGAGAATGATTGCAATAACCAAAAGCCAAAATGGTTTTGAAATAGCAGAGATGGATTTAAAACTAAGAGGACCAGGTGATTTGTTTGGAACAAAGCAACATGGATTTATGAATTTTAAGATTGCGGATATAGTAAATGATATGGAAATTTTGAAAGAAGCGCGAAAGGCGGCTGAAGAAACCATTAGATTAAACCTTGTTGATAAAACTTTACTTGAAAGAATTAATAAACAGTTTTACAATAATATGGAAAATATAGGTCTTTAA
- a CDS encoding ATPase produces the protein MSELSILELLERMEEIIENSKSIPFTSKVMVEKDELLDIIKEIRLLLPQELSQVKWAKEERKKILERAQKEAEAIISDAESKVKGLIDETEIVKMAEKRAEEIIQKAKEHAKEYRIMAQTYTIELLEQTKKTIENIVKELNDNIDQIKQKNT, from the coding sequence ATGAGCGAACTCAGTATTTTGGAACTTTTAGAGAGAATGGAAGAAATAATAGAGAATAGTAAGTCTATTCCATTTACATCAAAGGTTATGGTGGAAAAGGATGAGCTTCTTGATATTATCAAAGAAATAAGGCTTCTTCTTCCACAAGAGCTGTCTCAGGTAAAATGGGCAAAAGAGGAGAGAAAAAAAATTTTGGAAAGGGCACAAAAAGAGGCAGAGGCTATTATAAGTGATGCTGAAAGCAAGGTTAAGGGCTTAATTGATGAGACAGAGATTGTAAAGATGGCAGAAAAAAGAGCTGAGGAGATTATCCAAAAGGCAAAAGAGCATGCAAAAGAGTATAGGATTATGGCACAGACATATACAATAGAGCTTTTAGAGCAGACTAAAAAGACAATTGAGAATATAGTAAAAGAACTGAATGATAACATCGACCAAATAAAACAAAAAAATACATAA
- a CDS encoding patatin-like phospholipase family protein, translating to MKKVSVALGSGAMRGFAHIGVLEVLEKEFEFEAFSGCSMGAVIGAFYCLGYDLKLIYKIAREMRNDILIDFKIRKNALISGKNIEEILKLFLRDKKFSQLKYPFYVVATDLLRGEQVVFKEGSLYEAIRASISIPGILPPVKLNNTILVDGAVVDKVPAKVLKENGHEFIIGVDVSGKSTTKEPKNIFEMILTTIDIMGEEIFRLKQNYIDYLIKIELEDVNPYTLADIEIAYQRGKEKTKEAVPEIKRLIS from the coding sequence ATGAAAAAAGTATCGGTTGCTCTTGGTTCTGGAGCAATGAGAGGCTTTGCCCATATAGGAGTGTTAGAGGTTTTGGAAAAAGAGTTTGAATTTGAAGCTTTTTCAGGTTGTAGTATGGGTGCTGTTATAGGTGCTTTTTATTGTTTAGGATATGATTTGAAATTAATTTACAAGATTGCCAGAGAAATGAGGAATGACATACTAATAGATTTCAAAATAAGAAAAAATGCTCTTATCTCTGGCAAGAATATAGAGGAAATATTAAAGCTTTTTTTGAGAGATAAAAAGTTTAGCCAATTAAAATATCCATTTTATGTAGTTGCAACAGACCTGTTAAGAGGAGAGCAGGTTGTTTTCAAAGAGGGCAGTTTATATGAAGCAATCAGGGCAAGTATATCAATTCCAGGGATTCTTCCACCTGTAAAGTTGAATAATACAATTTTAGTAGACGGGGCAGTTGTTGATAAAGTCCCTGCAAAGGTTTTGAAGGAAAATGGTCATGAGTTTATAATTGGTGTTGACGTTTCTGGAAAAAGTACAACAAAAGAGCCCAAAAATATATTTGAAATGATATTGACCACAATAGATATCATGGGTGAGGAGATTTTCAGGCTTAAGCAAAACTACATTGATTATCTTATAAAGATTGAGCTCGAAGATGTAAATCCTTATACACTTGCTGACATAGAAATAGCATATCAAAGAGGAAAAGAAAAAACAAAAGAAGCAGTACCAGAAATAAAAAGATTGATTAGCTAA
- a CDS encoding Asp23/Gls24 family envelope stress response protein, whose protein sequence is MGVYFENKFGKIEITNDCIATIIGLSSMESYGVVGMASKSITDGIVNLLGRENLQKGIKVTAENGVVNADIHIVVEYGTRIPVVAENIKERVSYAIEKYTGLKPGNINIYVDGIRL, encoded by the coding sequence ATGGGTGTGTATTTTGAAAATAAGTTTGGCAAGATAGAGATAACAAATGATTGTATTGCAACCATAATAGGGCTTAGCAGCATGGAAAGCTATGGTGTTGTTGGGATGGCATCAAAAAGCATAACAGACGGAATTGTAAACCTACTTGGGAGAGAAAATCTACAAAAGGGAATAAAGGTTACAGCAGAGAATGGTGTCGTCAATGCTGATATCCATATAGTTGTTGAATATGGAACAAGAATTCCTGTAGTTGCTGAAAATATAAAGGAAAGGGTTTCGTATGCAATTGAAAAGTACACTGGATTAAAACCAGGTAACATCAATATTTATGTGGATGGTATCCGCTTGTAA
- a CDS encoding pseudouridine synthase yields the protein MRLDKFLAHSGFGTRSEVRRLIKKGVVKVNGRKANSPDLKVDEEKDVVQVGEKIVKLQKWVYIMMNKPQGYVCSNDDPFSPTIFSLIPENLKYRNLHTVGRLDKDAEGLLIITNNGEYTHKVISPKKHIEKEYIVKLEKELNREKIKVFEDGVVLDDGYKTMPAKYTIIDDFTVSITIHEGKYHQIKRMFESIGNRVVYLKRIRIGRLKLDENLNPGEYKVLDELDAFLVFE from the coding sequence ATGAGACTTGACAAATTTTTAGCACACAGTGGTTTTGGGACAAGAAGTGAGGTAAGAAGGTTGATAAAGAAGGGCGTTGTAAAAGTAAATGGCAGAAAAGCTAACAGCCCAGATTTGAAAGTTGATGAAGAAAAGGATGTTGTACAGGTGGGAGAAAAAATAGTAAAGCTTCAAAAGTGGGTTTACATTATGATGAACAAGCCTCAAGGGTATGTTTGTTCAAATGATGACCCGTTTTCACCTACTATTTTCTCGCTTATTCCGGAAAACCTAAAATATAGAAATTTGCACACGGTTGGTAGACTTGATAAAGACGCTGAGGGGCTTTTGATAATTACAAACAACGGAGAGTATACGCACAAAGTTATATCACCAAAAAAACACATAGAGAAGGAATACATTGTTAAGCTTGAGAAAGAGCTTAATAGAGAAAAGATAAAGGTATTTGAAGATGGTGTTGTTTTAGATGATGGTTATAAAACCATGCCAGCAAAATATACTATAATAGATGATTTTACAGTTAGCATTACCATTCATGAAGGAAAATACCATCAAATAAAGAGAATGTTTGAATCAATTGGAAATAGGGTTGTGTATTTAAAACGTATTAGAATAGGCAGGCTAAAGTTAGATGAAAATTTGAACCCTGGCGAATATAAGGTGTTAGATGAGCTTGATGCTTTTTTAGTGTTTGAGTAA
- a CDS encoding DAK2 domain-containing protein, translated as MKFLTADVLKDMLKAANNYLKLNAKKINALNVFPVPDGDTGTNMSATLASSIKEINGKVFKSVDELMNAVAFGSLKGARGNSGVILSQLLRGFAKELKGKDVLDIPTFVACLKSAAASAYRAVMKPTEGTMLTVAKGIAEDVEKQTMSDSISEIEDLLELCVLSGKKWLSKTPEMLPILKEANVVDSGGMGLVVIFEGMYKFLKEGISFEDVQEEDACEVATLKTDDIKFTYCTEFFITGLKKNIEDEFREYLQTIGDSIIVIQDGEILKTHVHTNSPGKVIEKALKYGELINIKIDNMKYQHQEFVKTEMNQRKNENIENEIITKEYGFVAVSQGEGFNEILKGLGVDVIIEGGQTMNPSAEEFISAIRNVPAKNIFVFPNNKNVIMSAELALQIINTKKNIKIIKTSNIPECIAALIRFDVNSNVEENLQRMQEAINSIKVAEVTQAVRSTRINGFEIKEGDFIGISKKEIIQSGKDLIEVAFLCAKKIVDDSTQILSIYYGKNVSFDDVQKLVESLKAEFPKIDIESYQSGNDIYHFIIVAEM; from the coding sequence ATGAAATTTTTAACAGCAGATGTATTAAAAGATATGCTAAAGGCAGCTAATAACTATTTAAAATTGAATGCAAAAAAGATAAATGCTCTAAATGTTTTTCCTGTACCAGATGGAGATACAGGCACAAACATGTCTGCAACACTTGCGAGTTCCATAAAAGAGATTAATGGCAAGGTTTTTAAAAGCGTTGATGAACTTATGAATGCAGTAGCTTTTGGTAGCTTAAAAGGTGCCAGAGGAAACTCTGGAGTTATACTTTCACAGCTTTTAAGAGGCTTCGCAAAGGAACTAAAAGGAAAAGATGTATTGGACATTCCAACATTTGTTGCCTGTCTTAAATCGGCCGCTGCAAGTGCTTATAGAGCGGTAATGAAACCCACAGAAGGTACAATGCTGACCGTTGCAAAAGGAATAGCTGAAGATGTTGAAAAACAGACTATGTCAGATTCCATAAGTGAAATAGAAGACCTTCTTGAACTTTGTGTTTTGAGTGGTAAAAAGTGGCTAAGCAAAACTCCTGAAATGTTGCCTATCTTAAAAGAAGCAAATGTTGTTGACAGTGGTGGCATGGGGCTTGTTGTAATTTTTGAAGGGATGTATAAGTTTTTGAAAGAAGGAATTAGTTTTGAAGATGTTCAAGAGGAAGATGCTTGTGAGGTAGCTACTCTTAAAACTGATGATATAAAGTTTACTTACTGTACAGAGTTTTTTATAACGGGACTTAAAAAAAATATAGAGGATGAGTTTAGAGAATATCTTCAGACCATTGGCGATTCAATTATAGTAATCCAAGATGGAGAAATTTTAAAAACCCATGTCCATACAAACTCACCTGGCAAGGTAATAGAAAAGGCTCTGAAGTATGGGGAGCTTATAAATATAAAGATTGACAATATGAAATATCAGCACCAAGAGTTTGTAAAAACTGAAATGAACCAAAGGAAAAATGAGAATATCGAGAATGAGATAATTACAAAAGAATATGGATTTGTAGCTGTATCCCAGGGTGAAGGATTTAATGAAATTTTAAAAGGTTTAGGAGTTGACGTTATTATAGAGGGCGGACAGACAATGAACCCGAGTGCAGAGGAGTTTATAAGTGCAATAAGAAATGTCCCAGCAAAAAATATATTTGTATTTCCAAATAACAAAAATGTTATAATGTCGGCTGAGCTTGCTCTTCAAATAATCAATACAAAAAAGAATATCAAAATTATAAAAACAAGCAACATTCCAGAATGTATTGCAGCCCTCATACGGTTTGATGTAAACTCAAATGTTGAGGAAAATCTCCAGCGGATGCAAGAAGCAATAAATTCTATTAAAGTTGCTGAAGTTACTCAAGCTGTAAGAAGTACAAGAATAAACGGTTTTGAGATTAAAGAAGGTGATTTTATAGGAATATCCAAAAAAGAGATAATACAATCTGGCAAAGACCTAATAGAAGTGGCTTTCTTGTGCGCGAAGAAGATTGTTGACGATAGCACTCAAATTTTGAGCATCTACTATGGTAAAAATGTTAGTTTTGATGATGTGCAGAAATTAGTGGAAAGCCTTAAAGCGGAATTTCCTAAAATTGACATAGAAAGCTATCAAAGTGGAAATGACATATATCACTTTATAATTGTTGCCGAGATGTGA